From one Pan troglodytes isolate AG18354 chromosome 13, NHGRI_mPanTro3-v2.0_pri, whole genome shotgun sequence genomic stretch:
- the LOC749210 gene encoding mitotic-spindle organizing protein 2B isoform X1, whose product MTPRRRPRPRAPAAPARAAREARRWRCRERAVGASARGRGGAGRTFRRAAGMAAQGVGPGPGSAAPPGLEAARQKLALRRKKVLSTEEMELYELAQAAGGGIDPDVFKILVDLLKLNVAPLAVFQMLKSMCAGQRLASEPQDPAAVSLPTSSVPETREASFLSARNSSPPARPSFSSSPQPAASPVLLRSPAATHSPLSPGPPGSLRLSCCLFSPFAGRNKGSAALGGALALAERSSREGSSQRMPRQPSATRLPKGGGPGKSPMQGST is encoded by the exons ATGACGCCGCGGAGGCGGCCCCGTCCCCGCGCTCCCGCCGCTCCCGCCAGGGCAGCCCGGGAGGCCAGACGCTGGCGCTGCAGGGAGAGGGCGGTGGGCGCATCCGCTAGGGggcgcggcggggcggggcgcacCTTTCGGCGGGCCGCGGGGATGGCGGCGCAGGGCGTAGGGCCTGGGCCGGGGTCGGCGGCGCCCCCGGGGCTGGAGGCGGCCCGGCAGAAGCTGGCGCTGCGGCGGAAGAAGGTGCTGAGCACCGAGGAGATGGAGCTGTACGAGCTGGCTCAGGCGGCGGGCGGCGGTATCGACCCCGACGTGTTCAA GATCCTGGTGGACCTGCTGAAGCTGAACGTGGCCCCCCTCGCCGTCTTCCAGATGCTGAAGTCCATGTGTGCCGGGCAGAGGCTAGCGAGCGAGCCCCAGGACCCTGCGGCCGTGTCTCTGCCCACGTCGAGCGTGCCCGAGACCCGAG AGGCCTCCTTTCTCTCTGCCAGGAACAGTAGCCCCCCTGCAAGGCCCTCGTTTTCCTCCAGCCCGCAGCCTGCGGCCTCTCCGGTTCTGCTCCGCAGCCCAGCTGCCACACACTCGCCTCTCTCTCCAGGCCCCCCGGGTTCCCTCCGCCTCTCTTGCTGCCTGTTCTCTCCTTTTGCAG GGAGAAATAAAGGCAGCGCTGCCCTCGGGGGAGCATTGGCCCTGGCGGAACGCAGCAGCCGCGAGGGATCCAGCCAGAGGATGCCACGGCAGCCCAGCGCTACCAGGCTGCCCAAGGGGGGCGGGCCTGGGAAGAGCCCTATGCAGGGCAGCACCTAG
- the LOC749210 gene encoding mitotic-spindle organizing protein 2B isoform X2, translating to MTPRRRPRPRAPAAPARAAREARRWRCRERAVGASARGRGGAGRTFRRAAGMAAQGVGPGPGSAAPPGLEAARQKLALRRKKVLSTEEMELYELAQAAGGGIDPDVFKILVDLLKLNVAPLAVFQMLKSMCAGQRLASEPQDPAAVSLPTSSVPETRGRNKGSAALGGALALAERSSREGSSQRMPRQPSATRLPKGGGPGKSPMQGST from the exons ATGACGCCGCGGAGGCGGCCCCGTCCCCGCGCTCCCGCCGCTCCCGCCAGGGCAGCCCGGGAGGCCAGACGCTGGCGCTGCAGGGAGAGGGCGGTGGGCGCATCCGCTAGGGggcgcggcggggcggggcgcacCTTTCGGCGGGCCGCGGGGATGGCGGCGCAGGGCGTAGGGCCTGGGCCGGGGTCGGCGGCGCCCCCGGGGCTGGAGGCGGCCCGGCAGAAGCTGGCGCTGCGGCGGAAGAAGGTGCTGAGCACCGAGGAGATGGAGCTGTACGAGCTGGCTCAGGCGGCGGGCGGCGGTATCGACCCCGACGTGTTCAA GATCCTGGTGGACCTGCTGAAGCTGAACGTGGCCCCCCTCGCCGTCTTCCAGATGCTGAAGTCCATGTGTGCCGGGCAGAGGCTAGCGAGCGAGCCCCAGGACCCTGCGGCCGTGTCTCTGCCCACGTCGAGCGTGCCCGAGACCCGAG GGAGAAATAAAGGCAGCGCTGCCCTCGGGGGAGCATTGGCCCTGGCGGAACGCAGCAGCCGCGAGGGATCCAGCCAGAGGATGCCACGGCAGCCCAGCGCTACCAGGCTGCCCAAGGGGGGCGGGCCTGGGAAGAGCCCTATGCAGGGCAGCACCTAG